A single genomic interval of Panthera uncia isolate 11264 chromosome A1 unlocalized genomic scaffold, Puncia_PCG_1.0 HiC_scaffold_17, whole genome shotgun sequence harbors:
- the SETD9 gene encoding SET domain-containing protein 9 isoform X1, with protein sequence MPGRLLRSLWQRWRRYKYRFVPWIALNLNHNPRTIRYVPEESKDKVISDEDVLGTLLKVFQALFINDFHKQSDILTMLPETVKSKYHDLLSVQHPRVKLLEYRHQQQNIFKPEEILYKTLGFSVARATSSLISAGKGVFVTRGLVPKGAVVSMYPGTVYQKYEPIFFQSIGNPFIFRCLDGVLIDGNDKGISKVVYRSCNGRNQLGPLKMSDSTWLTSEICNPLAVGQYVNNCSNDRAANVCYQEFDVPAVFPIELKQYLPNIAYSCDKQRLVFSYPLSSAVLKKHVYSRVPGWLSWLSIWLLISAQVMISRFVGSSPT encoded by the exons ATGCCGGGCCGCCTGCTTCGGAGCCTGTGGCAGCGATGGCGTCGTTACAAGTACCGCTTCGTTCCTTGGATCGCGCTGAACCTAAACCACAACCCCAG GACCATCCGGTATGTTCCAGAGGAATCCAAAGACAAAGTTATCTCAGATGAAGATGTCCTAGGAACATTACTGAAAGTTTTCCAGGCTCTGTTCATTAATGATTTCCATAAGCAATCAGATATCTTGACTATGCTTCCAGAAACCGTTAAATCAAAATATCATGACCTACTGTCAGTTCAACATCCAAGGGTGAAACTGCTTGAATACAGACATCAACAGCAAAATATCTTTAAACCAGAAGAAATTCTTTATAAGACACTGGGTTTCAGTGTTGCCCGAGCAACTAGCTCATTGATTTCTGCTGGAAAAGGTGTCTTCGTTACCAGAGGATTGGTACCAAAAGGCGCGGTTGTATCTATGTATCCTG GTACAGTATATCAGAAGTATGAGCCAATCTTTTTCCAATCCATTggaaatccatttatttttagatgCCTGGATGGGGTACTTATTGATGGAAATGACAAAGGAATATCAAAAGTCGTATACAG ATCTTGCAATGGGAGGAATCAACTTGGTCCTTTAAAAATGAGTGACAGTACATGGCTAACATCAGAAATTTGTAATCCACTTGCTGTAGGACAGTATGTCAACAATTGTTCAAATG ACAGAGCCGCTAATGTCTGTTACCAGGAATTTGATGTGCCTGCAGTTTTTCCTATAGAGCTAAAACAGTATCTTCCAAACATTGCCTACAGCTGTGACAAACAAAGGTTAGTCTTTTCCTATCCCCTGTCTTCTGCTGTACTCAAAAAACATGTATATtcgagggtgcctgggtggctcagttggttgagcatctggctcttgatctcagctcaggtcatgatctcacggtttgtgggttcgagccccacatag
- the SETD9 gene encoding SET domain-containing protein 9 isoform X4, which produces MPGRLLRSLWQRWRRYKYRFVPWIALNLNHNPRTIRYVPEESKDKVISDEDVLGTLLKVFQALFINDFHKQSDILTMLPETVKSKYHDLLSVQHPRVKLLEYRHQQQNIFKPEEILYKTLGFSVARATSSLISAGKGVFVTRGLVPKGAVVSMYPGTVYQKYEPIFFQSIGNPFIFRCLDGVLIDGNDKGISKVVYRSCNGRNQLGPLKMSDSTWLTSEICNPLAVGQYVNNCSNEPLMSVTRNLMCLQFFL; this is translated from the exons ATGCCGGGCCGCCTGCTTCGGAGCCTGTGGCAGCGATGGCGTCGTTACAAGTACCGCTTCGTTCCTTGGATCGCGCTGAACCTAAACCACAACCCCAG GACCATCCGGTATGTTCCAGAGGAATCCAAAGACAAAGTTATCTCAGATGAAGATGTCCTAGGAACATTACTGAAAGTTTTCCAGGCTCTGTTCATTAATGATTTCCATAAGCAATCAGATATCTTGACTATGCTTCCAGAAACCGTTAAATCAAAATATCATGACCTACTGTCAGTTCAACATCCAAGGGTGAAACTGCTTGAATACAGACATCAACAGCAAAATATCTTTAAACCAGAAGAAATTCTTTATAAGACACTGGGTTTCAGTGTTGCCCGAGCAACTAGCTCATTGATTTCTGCTGGAAAAGGTGTCTTCGTTACCAGAGGATTGGTACCAAAAGGCGCGGTTGTATCTATGTATCCTG GTACAGTATATCAGAAGTATGAGCCAATCTTTTTCCAATCCATTggaaatccatttatttttagatgCCTGGATGGGGTACTTATTGATGGAAATGACAAAGGAATATCAAAAGTCGTATACAG ATCTTGCAATGGGAGGAATCAACTTGGTCCTTTAAAAATGAGTGACAGTACATGGCTAACATCAGAAATTTGTAATCCACTTGCTGTAGGACAGTATGTCAACAATTGTTCAAATG AGCCGCTAATGTCTGTTACCAGGAATTTGATGTGCCTGCAGTTTTTCCTATAG
- the SETD9 gene encoding SET domain-containing protein 9 isoform X2, whose amino-acid sequence MPGRLLRSLWQRWRRYKYRFVPWIALNLNHNPRTIRYVPEESKDKVISDEDVLGTLLKVFQALFINDFHKQSDILTMLPETVKSKYHDLLSVQHPRVKLLEYRHQQQNIFKPEEILYKTLGFSVARATSSLISAGKGVFVTRGLVPKGAVVSMYPGTVYQKYEPIFFQSIGNPFIFRCLDGVLIDGNDKGISKVVYRSCNGRNQLGPLKMSDSTWLTSEICNPLAVGQYVNNCSNDRAANVCYQEFDVPAVFPIELKQYLPNIAYSCDKQSPLRCVILVALRDIKQGEELFSNYYTIVS is encoded by the exons ATGCCGGGCCGCCTGCTTCGGAGCCTGTGGCAGCGATGGCGTCGTTACAAGTACCGCTTCGTTCCTTGGATCGCGCTGAACCTAAACCACAACCCCAG GACCATCCGGTATGTTCCAGAGGAATCCAAAGACAAAGTTATCTCAGATGAAGATGTCCTAGGAACATTACTGAAAGTTTTCCAGGCTCTGTTCATTAATGATTTCCATAAGCAATCAGATATCTTGACTATGCTTCCAGAAACCGTTAAATCAAAATATCATGACCTACTGTCAGTTCAACATCCAAGGGTGAAACTGCTTGAATACAGACATCAACAGCAAAATATCTTTAAACCAGAAGAAATTCTTTATAAGACACTGGGTTTCAGTGTTGCCCGAGCAACTAGCTCATTGATTTCTGCTGGAAAAGGTGTCTTCGTTACCAGAGGATTGGTACCAAAAGGCGCGGTTGTATCTATGTATCCTG GTACAGTATATCAGAAGTATGAGCCAATCTTTTTCCAATCCATTggaaatccatttatttttagatgCCTGGATGGGGTACTTATTGATGGAAATGACAAAGGAATATCAAAAGTCGTATACAG ATCTTGCAATGGGAGGAATCAACTTGGTCCTTTAAAAATGAGTGACAGTACATGGCTAACATCAGAAATTTGTAATCCACTTGCTGTAGGACAGTATGTCAACAATTGTTCAAATG ACAGAGCCGCTAATGTCTGTTACCAGGAATTTGATGTGCCTGCAGTTTTTCCTATAGAGCTAAAACAGTATCTTCCAAACATTGCCTACAGCTGTGACAAACAAAG CCCACTTCGATGTGTCATTCTTGTAGCACTCAGGGACATCAAACAAGGAGAAGAGCTTTTTTCAAACTACTATACAATTGTCAGCTAA
- the SETD9 gene encoding SET domain-containing protein 9 isoform X3, with the protein MRVKMMQPLKKTIRYVPEESKDKVISDEDVLGTLLKVFQALFINDFHKQSDILTMLPETVKSKYHDLLSVQHPRVKLLEYRHQQQNIFKPEEILYKTLGFSVARATSSLISAGKGVFVTRGLVPKGAVVSMYPGTVYQKYEPIFFQSIGNPFIFRCLDGVLIDGNDKGISKVVYRSCNGRNQLGPLKMSDSTWLTSEICNPLAVGQYVNNCSNDRAANVCYQEFDVPAVFPIELKQYLPNIAYSCDKQRLVFSYPLSSAVLKKHVYSRVPGWLSWLSIWLLISAQVMISRFVGSSPT; encoded by the exons atGCGAGTAAAAATGATGCAGCCATTAAAGAA GACCATCCGGTATGTTCCAGAGGAATCCAAAGACAAAGTTATCTCAGATGAAGATGTCCTAGGAACATTACTGAAAGTTTTCCAGGCTCTGTTCATTAATGATTTCCATAAGCAATCAGATATCTTGACTATGCTTCCAGAAACCGTTAAATCAAAATATCATGACCTACTGTCAGTTCAACATCCAAGGGTGAAACTGCTTGAATACAGACATCAACAGCAAAATATCTTTAAACCAGAAGAAATTCTTTATAAGACACTGGGTTTCAGTGTTGCCCGAGCAACTAGCTCATTGATTTCTGCTGGAAAAGGTGTCTTCGTTACCAGAGGATTGGTACCAAAAGGCGCGGTTGTATCTATGTATCCTG GTACAGTATATCAGAAGTATGAGCCAATCTTTTTCCAATCCATTggaaatccatttatttttagatgCCTGGATGGGGTACTTATTGATGGAAATGACAAAGGAATATCAAAAGTCGTATACAG ATCTTGCAATGGGAGGAATCAACTTGGTCCTTTAAAAATGAGTGACAGTACATGGCTAACATCAGAAATTTGTAATCCACTTGCTGTAGGACAGTATGTCAACAATTGTTCAAATG ACAGAGCCGCTAATGTCTGTTACCAGGAATTTGATGTGCCTGCAGTTTTTCCTATAGAGCTAAAACAGTATCTTCCAAACATTGCCTACAGCTGTGACAAACAAAGGTTAGTCTTTTCCTATCCCCTGTCTTCTGCTGTACTCAAAAAACATGTATATtcgagggtgcctgggtggctcagttggttgagcatctggctcttgatctcagctcaggtcatgatctcacggtttgtgggttcgagccccacatag